A section of the Humulus lupulus chromosome 2, drHumLupu1.1, whole genome shotgun sequence genome encodes:
- the LOC133814235 gene encoding uncharacterized protein LOC133814235 encodes MDPYMQCRLARQDEDSAGPFVDLLTNNTSKKKTRGPTQMRDIWGNHDGKKIQITCNDFGQPHDENANKLTSFIGTLVRDGKNAPINYKNWHEVPAKYKDGMWKIIQEKFNIPPLVKNWTMRTCGKQLRNWKSYLKTTYYSEHLSFEEQKKYKDKRVYDGQWEKLIKYWAIEDSKSKCAKNKTSRGEKKYNHTTGTKSFAQIRALQKEDGGSTPTRASMFKICYTKKDKSVVDENTKEAMLRLQEKEELNEDASKEKIRMYGFGVCPYDVWENKSTWRRNQKEYVDALKSKINELTSQVQTLSSKQNNVNDISIVQVEAPNHNDNVTSSQLAKSACPSRNKEPQRRLLFSSSSYDTLVAEVGEVVNLKSVTNDPQTIAIGLVSSKDPSKEVGGKELGDFFFEVIVQVPIQPNEQLIRAYGCFKTIGEVVGAPIAWPTTFVISRESDTQLHDSMM; translated from the exons ATGGATCCATATATGCAATGTAGATTGGCTAGACAAGACGAAGATAGTGCTGGACCATTTGTAGATTTGTTGACAAATAATACTAGTAAAAAGAAAACTCGAGGTCCTACACAAATGCGTGATATTTGGGGTAATCATGATGGTAAAAAGATACAAATTACATGTAATGATTTTGGGCAGCCACATGATGAAAATGCAAACAAACTTACAAGCTTTATTGGGACATTAGTACGAGATGGAAAAAATGCTCCAATTAACTACAAGAATTGGCATGAGGTACCTGCTAAGTACAAAGATGGAATGTGGAAAATCATACag GAAAAATTTAACATTCCTCCTCTTGTGAAGAATTGGACTATGAGGACTTGTGGCAAGCAACTTAGAAATTGGAAATCTTACCTTAAGACTACTTATTATTCAGAACACTTATCTTTTGAGGAGCAAAAAAAATATAAGGACAAAAGAGTATATGATGGTCAATGGGAGAAATTGATAAAATATTGGGCAATAGAAGATTCAAAG AGTAAGTGTGCTAAAAACAAGACTAGTCGTGGAGAAAAAAAATACAACCATACAACTGGCACAAAGAGTTTTGCACAAATTAGAGCATTGCAG AAGGAGGATGGTGGAAGTACACCCACACGTGCATCTATGTTTAAAATTTGCTACACAAAGAAGGATAAGAGTGTTGTTGATGAAAACACAAAAGAAGCaatg ttACGATTACAAGAGAAAGAAGAATTGAATGAAGATGCTTCAAAAGAAAAGA TTCGCATGTATGGATTTGGTGTTTGTCCATATGATGTGTGGGAAAACAAATCCACTTGGAGGCGAAATCAAAAGGAGTATGTAGATGCCCTGAAATCTAAAATAAATGAGTTAACATCTCAAGTTCAAACTCTTTCGAGCAAACAAAACAATGTCAATGACATATCTATTGTACAAGTTGAG GCTCCGAATCATAATGACAATGTCACGTCTTCACAACTG GCCAAAAGTGCTTGTCCGTCACGTAACAAAGAACCACAACGTCGACTATTATTTTCATCTTCATCATATGATACTCTTGTTGCTGAA GTCGGAGAAGTGGTTAATCTTAAGAGTGTCACTAATGATCCTCAAACAATTGCTATCGGTCTAGTTAGTAGTAAGGATCCATCAAAAGAAGTTGGAGGGAAAGAGCTCGGAGAtttcttttttgaagttattgtTCAAGTTCCTATCCAACCTAACGAGCAATTAATTAGAGCATATGGATGTTTTAAGACAATTGGTGAAGTTGTTGGAGCACCTATTGCATGGCCGACAACATTTGTG ATTTCACGAGAATCAGATACACAACTCCATGACTCAATGATGTGA